cacacacaatatagacGCTGACCGAGGTGGAAGCATTTTTCCACCAGTGCTGCACTGAGACATAGAATATTATCTCAGGACATTTGAAAGATATAGTGATGAaaatcattaaaattactcataatGTGTACTGGGAAGGTATTGGAAAAATTTTGAGGTTTATTATGTAAGTCGTAAGAAAAGTGAACAAATCTGAGTGACGTGAACGTGACTAGACTATAACCAGGGGTATATGACTCTATACGAAGGATGTCAGGAGCAGGAATGAATTACACTTACCATGTGCTGTCAGGGTAAACTATGGTGCTAGCAAGCATTCTGTTTGTTTGAGAGAGAGGCAATGATTTGTTACATGCTAATATTAGCGATTAGAAATAGTGAGTGTTAGTGCCATCAATATCTCAAACCTAAAAGAGGACCCCTTTGACAGATGAGCACCTGACCTCACCCTCACTGTCCACTCATCCTGTGCACTACCACACTAGGTTACCCCCCTAGCTCTCTCCCTCCAAACTgcctcaaaattaaaaaaaatcccatCACTCTGTCCCGTTCTCACTGTCCTCAACTCCTTCTCCTCCCCAGtacttttttttcaaatatttacacacCGAAACTTtgcctccccctccccaaccTGTTCTGTGGCACTGGCTAGAAGAAGCTATCCTGAACAACATTATGATAACCGCACAGCTTTCAGTTATATAAAAGTTTTTGTTTTCTTGAGATGCAttcgtgtgttttttttttaacttaccgGTTTCTCTGGAAATTTCCTCCAAATAGTTCGAAGTTCCGAAGTCTGATatccaaagagcttggaaaggtCGGGGAGAGGAAGATGGATGAGGAGATAAAATTCTAGAAGAAGATTTGGATTGTGAAGGAGGATGTGGGTAAATCTACtggtgattgatttgattatcaGTTCAAGAAattgtatttaattgtatttattactTTGAGCGGACTATATTTTATAATTTACTTTCACCAGTAAACTTCCTTTCACCCATTTTGGAGGGACTACACATTTTAATCTATTACACCATAACGAAAGTTTGGAATAGTATATCAACTGAACTGTAATCAAATTGTGAAATATATAGCCTCAGCTGTTGTATAGTATGAGAACTGGTCATCCCACATCAGATTTCCCAGACATGTGTACTCCAGGTATTAATAGCTCCCAGGCGGttggaggtgtccagacgtctgctcggtgtcaaggttgaaccaggagtccgtcCGGCTCAAATTTCACCACAACAACAGCGACGCTTAATCGCTGTGCCCTTGTTTACACAATGGCCGCCCTCCTTCTCCCTCTGTTTATGTCCTGAAACGGTTTGTTTTATTTCGAGAAAATTGCCTTTTTTAGTATATTTAACTATTGATTATTATTagtgtatatataattaataacaataatttgTTTATTGTGTTACCAATTCTGAGACTGGAAGATGTTTAATGTAACATTAGTTAGAAACAATGGAGAACGATGTGTTGCCGACCCTGGGTACGTTACTCCATTTTCTGTAAATCTTTTATGACTAGCTAATGTATTTATTAGCAATTTGAACTAATGTAAATTAACAGCATCTTGTGAATGAtacattaggatttttatatttgatgtgggaaTTTCCCAcagaggaggcttgaaagttcggtggcctgtccaccaatgGTTGGCATCAAGAATCGATCTCGGAGTGGAGCTTGTCATTCATGAGGTCTTCATCCGTGGCAGGGGTCTTGTGACTTTTGGTCTTCATGCTAGTGTGTGAGGCGTCATCCCGTTTGGCGTGGTGCATTTTTTATTGTTCTTGTAATTGTGTGTAAACAATGCTGGCAGTCGTTGGTGTGTCTTCATTTATTTTCGAtttcgatcctggacgagcttgcatgcatggatgttaaggggagactcatgaaattggctgaagactacctcacaggaaggatggccaagggctgcttcgatgaagtagtctcaagaacaatgaatatggaactcgggacccaacAAGGCAGAGCCTTAAGCCCCTAACATTCAATGTACTGATGAaaaccattgcaaatattgattttcctgaaggaacacaacaagtgggatatgcagatgatgtcctaatacaagctcccaccatgGGAAAAATTAAATAGTccgttgaactccttggaagtaaATGTATTGAACTCGGTTTCActttctccacaaacaagacaaaaacaTACTCTCATCACATGAGGGTagccaaatgaagaactgcaaattaatggtgtaacatttGAACGAGTTGACCACTACAGGTACCTTGATATCATTGTCGGATCTcacaagaggaagaaagaggagttcaaccaactcataggaacatgtaaaagtcgactcagggcactgaaaactatgacctggaatggacatggagcccatATTGCCGTCATTAAaaggatgtacacagcctatgtgtgctccgtcatagactatgcggcACCAGTTTTATGCACCTACCCCcacagcgatatgaaaaggctcgaaagccTATAGAATGAAgctatgacaatcattcttggagttccaagaactgccaaatcgtctaatctacgagaggagttgaccCTCCGcattgttaaaagcagaattaaggaactgaatgttAAGCttacaattaggatagccagagatccctattacaatgatattgccaagaaaacacTGAATTCTGTGTTACAGGAGGAAGCAGGAGaaacaaaaaatggcatcacagatcagtctgctctctcgaagaacttcacctgcttgagctagcccatgagctcatgcctgtagagaggttattttcctgggaggatgactcatgtaggattatcatcaatgaaatggctacGAAAAAATCCAACGTGATTCCACAAGAACTGAGGGACAGTTATCTcggggaaatttataaagaagccggagatgaactagatcaactttacactgatggatcatctaatcctgtcaatggcagggctggtgcagcattcaCTGTAGTTAGGAAAAATGCctttcaacgcagaaatgaagagaaagcacgtactgagaactatgcctctttttatgcaagcggagctaactgccaatgttatggcgttaagatcccttaaacgaaacactaatggtgcagtgatctgcactgactcaAAAGCAGCGCTACGAAGGCTAAGTAAAAATCGTGCCGAAAATCTTACGATAGTCGCAGAAATTAAGAGAGCCGTTAGGGTACTAATCAACCAggaaagagtcgtcaagtttctgtggatcccctcccatgttggaatatttgggaatgaaagagcagatgtgctggctgctgaaggagatcatattgaatacttcatacccaagactctgctaGAAATTAGTGGTATTGTCAGGCAAAATCATAAGaaagtaactgaggaaaggaggatagaagcactaaccagtgaatctgtatgatggtacaatatggttgcagctggcaaccccaatcattatggacgaagaggaggtggccacaggagagaatcagtaatagcgagaatcgctcttggatacaaatatccatggcgatttggaatggaaacaacagctgagcagcgtagttgcagaatctgtgatgagagtgatggacaccgccttgaccactacccaaaagaatgtgaacacctgagaaacattagaaatatgtgtagaataataaacctcacattgtttgagttagaaaaacactatttgtcaaatattaatactgttcttaaaagacttccccattttgcactcgcaagataacgtaatattttaagggttgacagatgttaatcttcttgtttgaggagctgttcacttgagacagttaagcaagtctcagctgtgtctgggtacaagtgacagaatgaacaacccagcgagttttcttcctattggggagtgttgaacATGTTGCTAtggtggtatgtccactcacaggatgagtgtcgctgcccaataaactcgccctcggggcaaaattaaaaaaaaaattgtgctcctcttttttctttctttctcccttCCGTTTTCTGCAAACATGGTTCGTTCGTCTTCATGGGTTTCACGGAGGTCAAGGTAGTcttactcccagttgacattgttGTGCTGTCGTTCAAGGGTGTAGGTATGGTGTCAAATAGGAAATCGTCAGACCTGTAGTTAAACTACAGCTGAGGAGGGGACTGGTGTTCCAACTGAGGTATCTTCGTCTGACGAGTCAAAAGCTGAGGCGGTGTTACTTAATGGTTGAGTAGTAGCAGGTCGTGGAGAGGGTTGAGGAGTGGTAGGTGTAACTACAGCTGGAGTAGAAGGATCAGTGGGCGTTTCCGCCGTTCGTAGAACATCGATAGTAATTTTCGTGGAAGTGGCAGGAACATTGTCAGCTGGCGAATCTTCTTCCTCCACTGTGTCAAATGGAGGGTTAGCAGCAGCTGTTGCATGCTGTGCACCTGTCGAGGCAGGTTCCGTTGATGATGAAGGCGTCTGCCTCGCAGGAAACATTGTCTCAGGAACTCTGTAGGTAGTTAAGCCGTTTACAGCATACAGTGTGTTTAGAGTTGTGACAAACTATTGTCAGACCAAGCAATCCTCTCAGCAAGGCACAGCAGAGCCAGTATGAGACCATAGTCTAAAGTAGGTCGAAACTATGCTGTTGATTGGAAGTTAGGCCCCTCCCTCAATGAGGAGGCTGGGAGGTCCAAGGCTGAGAGGCACCGCCAGGTAGCACCGGAAATCTTCTCGTTGGTTCGTAGATCCTGGAGGTTTGGGGCTGGTGCTGACAGAAGCGACGTTGCTGGTGGATGAAAGTTTCTTCGCCTCAATCAGTTTCTGTATTTCCTCTTGTCCACGTGGGCAACGGTGGGAAATAGCAATATGGTCACCATCGCAGAGCAGACAACGTTGGAATTCCGCCATGCAAATGGAGAAATGGTGGTCTGCACACACGCTGCACTTGTTGATGCGTTCCGGACATTTCTTGGTAAAGTGTGTATACTTTTAACACTTGAAGCATTGTTGTAGATCGTAGTAGCATTTTTTCTTGTTCAAGAATGATAAAATCTTGTCTCCAAAGCACTTGAGCCCTTGTGCGGCAGCAAGGTTCGCTTCAGCTATGGCGGAGAAACGTCAGTTTCATGGCCAAGCGTTCACCGGAGTTGTTAATGCTGACAGTGATGTTAGTTGGTATCACAAGAGGGTTCTCAGCTTCGAGTGTGTCCGCAAGTTCTTTGAGGTCTCGTTTGATGATCCACTTGATGGCACTTTCTGAGTGCTATACTCTTGAAGGTCAGACCCCACTCCATGCCTGGATTTGTATACCGGGAAGAGACGGAAGTCCTTCCTCAGTAATGTGAAAATGTTTTGGTACTAAGCCTTGAGTACCATGATCTAGCGGATCAAAGTATGCTTCAGGGAAACCAGACTCCTACCCGGTCATAGATCCTCGACTTgatctccaccataaccacctttGCACCACTTGATGTGATTGACGATGGAGGACCCCATCTATTGTTCAGCAGTGCCGCAGACTTACAAGGTCTGTTCAACCCCACCAATCGTTCTGCTCGCGTGGAGGCGCATCAGATCCTCAACCCGCCTCGTCACCACCTTGCAGCCAGGACGATGTTCGTCCGCAGAGTGAGCTCCCTGGTTTCTGGGAAAACAGTCACCGACGTCGTTGCCATCATCCCCGACCAGAACTCCTCATTGACTGCTGTCACTGTCAAGTTCACCACAGGCCAACACCCCTCGCAGTGCTCCAACAACATTCAACAGTCAAGCTGCCATGTTCCCGGAGCTTCCGGGCGGAAGAGGAGCCACTGCGCACCCTGGAAACCAATGGGGGCCCAGCTCCTAGTCTGCCGTCCATCGACTCAGCCGCCAACACTTCTTTCTGGCCAATCATTGAGCCAGCCTTCACCACACCAGATGCCGCCTCCCAACATCGTCAACAATACAGTACGAACTCACGCACCTAGCTTAGAAAATTACAGGCCCAAACTACCAGGAATTCTGGCCAATTCTGAACATAATAAATGCTGCAAAATGACCTCTCTATATTCACTGACCTGACTCAATGCCAAGCCAGTTGTGGGGTTGATCCAGTATCAAGTCTCGCAATACAGGTGGGTTAAGATCTGGCATTTTTTCTACAACTCCAACGCCTCCTCTCATCGACTTCTCTTCAGCTGTACTTCAAAGCTCCTCCAATGGGTATCTTATCCTGTATCCAACCTTAGTCTCTTCTCACTTGCAGGGTCTCCTTATTAAGATAAATCTCTCAGCAAGGTGCTGGCAAGAGAAAGTAAGGCTGATATGCGCATCTTCAAGTACAGTGCGAATGGGAAGTGATTCGAAGTGGTCGATGTTATCCTCTTGTGAGTAGAATAGAACAGCATCCGTACACTCCTGGCGAAAATCGACGGGTGTGATGTTGGTGCAGGTGGAGAAGGTTTGCAGTAGGTTGGTCGTATTGAATGCATGGTTGTCCAAAACGGTCTCCCTCACATTGGAAGGTAGGTACACATGGCTTTGTGCAGCATGGTACCTTTGGCAAGGACTAACTAAGCCAAGGATATACAGCTGACCCACCCTCCAGGGTTCGGTCGAAGGAAGTGCGCCCACT
Above is a window of Procambarus clarkii isolate CNS0578487 chromosome 11, FALCON_Pclarkii_2.0, whole genome shotgun sequence DNA encoding:
- the LOC138363573 gene encoding uncharacterized protein; this encodes MKRKHVLRTMPLFMQAELTANVMALRSLKRNTNGAVICTDSKAALRRLSKNRAENLTIVAEIKRAVRVLINQERVVKFLWIPSHVGIFGNERADVLAAEGDHIEYFIPKTLLEISGIVRQNHKKVTEERRIEALTSESV
- the LOC138363574 gene encoding platelet glycoprotein Ib alpha chain-like — its product is MFPARQTPSSSTEPASTGAQHATAAANPPFDTVEEEDSPADNVPATSTKITIDVLRTAETPTDPSTPAVVTPTTPQPSPRPATTQPLSNTASAFDSSDEDTSVGTPVPSSAVV